One region of Primulina tabacum isolate GXHZ01 chromosome 1, ASM2559414v2, whole genome shotgun sequence genomic DNA includes:
- the LOC142538330 gene encoding uncharacterized protein LOC142538330 — translation MNCGVWTASGVWANQMVDGRGGGGVVSYESEHDLAMMVSEFMENGNCGGTDSRYSSDSDSGLPELVPLADKISYLRLVMDQFETELFSVVHSLALSINERDLYFAHLSLCNASCVRYSLVKLLRLSGYDAGVCISQWQRDSSVPGGDHEYIDVVRYNDTGSTERLIVDIDFRSHFEIARAVDSYDKILNSLPVIYVGSFAKLKQFLQVMVEAAKFSLKQNSMPLPPWRSYAYLQAKWQSPYDRKFDHDVEIHNTIPAEHKCVGHLKRLHSSLQSEIEGERTLKPLNSDRRIIFDRRRLPNFHTF, via the exons ATGAACTGCGGGGTTTGGACCGCGTCTGGGGTGTGGGCGAACCAGATGGTGGACGGAAGAGGAGGTGGTGGTGTTGTGAGCTATGAGAGCGAGCATGATTTGGCGATGATGGTGAGTGAGTTTATGGAGAATGGGAATTGTGGCGGGACCGACTCTAGATACAGCAGCGACAGCGATTCCGGTCTCCCTGAACTTGTTCCACTTGCTGATAAAATATCG TATCTTAGGTTGGTGATGGATCAATTTGAAACTGAGTTGTTTTCAGTGGTCCATTCTCTTGCTCTATCAATTAATGAAAGAGACCTTTACTTTGCACATTTAAGTCTGTGCAATGCTAGCTGCGTCAGGTACTCCCTGGTAAAGCTTCTGAGGCTTTCAGGTTATGATGCTGGTGTGTGCATATCCCAGTGGCAACGGGATTCCAGTGTTCCTGGAG GGGATCATGAATACATTGATGTAGTCCGATACAATGACACGGGAAGCACAGAGCGCTTGATTGTGGATATTGACTTCAGAAGTCATTTTGAGATTGCTAGAGCTGTTGATTCCTATGATAAGATTTTGAATTCGCTTCCAGTAATTTATGTGGGCTCTTTTGCTAAGCTTAAGCAATTTCTTCAAGTAATGGTTGAAGCTGCTAAATTTTCTTTGAAACAAAACTCAATGCCTCTCCCTCCCTGGAGATCCTATGCTTATTTGCAAGCTAAGTGGCAATCTCCATATGATCGGAAGTTCGATCATGATGTAGAGATCCATAATACCATTCCTGCAGAACACAAGTGTGTTGGACATCTAAAGAGGCTTCATTCTTCACTTCAATCCGAGATTGAAGGAGAACGAACATTAAAACCCTTAAATAGCGATAGGAGAATTATTTTTGATAGGCGTAGACTTCCAAATTTCCACACTTTCTGA